From a single Nostoc edaphicum CCNP1411 genomic region:
- a CDS encoding ABC transporter permease has product MQELIKLDFVDLAIAVGLMAIAIGLSAWEKLGLELNLALATGRTILQLLVLGYILDFILALDNAWAVLALLVIMLTITAIVARNRISQKIPHVLPLVWGAILISTALTVFYTNFLIIQPDRWYEPQYIIPLAGIVLGNATNAAAIAGDRLVSTINSSHLEIETHLSLGATPEQAVSQYRKDAIKAGLIPTLNQMILIGMVAIPGITTGQLLAGVKPLDAVSYEILIIFMVAFANLLTTLLVTKGLCRQFFNSAAQLVR; this is encoded by the coding sequence ATGCAGGAATTGATCAAGCTGGATTTTGTGGATTTAGCTATTGCTGTGGGATTGATGGCGATCGCCATTGGTTTATCTGCCTGGGAAAAATTAGGACTAGAGTTGAACTTAGCCCTTGCTACTGGGAGAACCATCTTACAACTTCTTGTATTGGGATACATTTTAGATTTCATCTTGGCTTTAGACAATGCTTGGGCAGTTTTGGCGTTATTAGTAATAATGCTGACAATTACGGCGATTGTCGCACGAAATCGCATCAGCCAAAAAATTCCTCATGTGTTGCCTTTGGTGTGGGGTGCAATTTTAATTAGTACCGCCCTGACAGTGTTTTACACCAACTTTTTGATTATTCAACCAGATAGATGGTATGAACCACAGTATATAATTCCTTTAGCAGGGATAGTTTTAGGTAATGCTACCAATGCAGCTGCGATCGCAGGCGATCGTCTTGTCAGCACCATTAATTCCAGCCATCTTGAAATAGAAACTCATTTAAGCTTAGGTGCAACTCCAGAGCAAGCAGTTAGCCAGTATCGCAAAGACGCCATTAAAGCCGGATTGATTCCTACTCTCAATCAAATGATTCTCATCGGTATGGTGGCAATACCAGGAATTACCACCGGACAGTTGCTAGCTGGTGTTAAACCCCTGGATGCTGTATCCTATGAAATTTTGATTATATTTATGGTTGCTTTCGCTAACTTGTTGACAACACTTTTAGTCAC
- a CDS encoding DegT/DnrJ/EryC1/StrS family aminotransferase, whose protein sequence is MIQSVNPIPAFDIKQQYTTIEAEVSAAVLEVLASGRYIGGPLVEGFEQQFAAYNTVTECVACNSGTDALYLALRVLDIGAGDEVITTPFTFIATSEVISAVGAKPVFVDIDATTFNLDVEQLAAAITPKTKAIIPVHLFGQPVDMTSLMAIAQSHNLAIIEDCAQSTGAMWADQKVGSIGHIGCFSFYPTKNLGGCGDGGAITTNDPAIATKLRILRDHGSKIRYLHEEIGVNSRLDALQAAILQIKLRYLDIWNDRRRDIANYYYQYLSQVPGIVPPQELPGGSGVWNQYTIRISGEGRNGSSAKYRDWVRSQLQEQGVSSMIYYPHPLHLQPVYQNLGYEIGDLPIAEQACHEVISLPMFPELTQQQQDQVIYALKDCLG, encoded by the coding sequence ATGATCCAAAGTGTAAATCCCATCCCTGCCTTTGATATCAAGCAGCAATACACCACCATCGAAGCAGAAGTAAGTGCAGCCGTCTTAGAGGTTTTAGCTTCTGGCCGCTATATTGGCGGCCCCTTAGTCGAAGGCTTTGAACAACAGTTTGCCGCTTATAATACTGTTACAGAATGTGTGGCTTGTAATTCTGGTACTGATGCGCTCTACTTAGCGTTACGAGTCTTGGACATTGGTGCAGGCGATGAAGTGATTACAACGCCTTTCACCTTTATTGCTACATCTGAAGTGATTAGCGCCGTTGGTGCAAAGCCTGTTTTCGTTGATATTGACGCTACTACGTTTAATTTAGATGTGGAGCAATTAGCGGCGGCCATTACACCCAAAACCAAAGCGATTATCCCGGTTCACCTATTTGGACAACCTGTGGATATGACATCATTAATGGCGATCGCTCAATCTCACAATTTGGCAATAATTGAAGATTGCGCTCAGTCTACAGGGGCAATGTGGGCTGATCAGAAAGTAGGAAGTATTGGACATATTGGTTGCTTTAGTTTCTACCCTACCAAAAATCTTGGTGGTTGTGGTGATGGCGGAGCAATAACGACTAATGATCCAGCGATCGCTACTAAACTCCGAATCCTACGAGATCATGGCAGTAAAATTAGATATTTACATGAAGAAATTGGTGTAAATAGCCGCTTGGATGCTCTCCAAGCAGCGATCTTGCAGATTAAGCTACGTTATTTAGATATTTGGAATGATCGCCGACGAGATATTGCCAACTATTACTACCAGTACCTTAGTCAAGTTCCGGGAATCGTCCCACCCCAAGAATTACCTGGGGGTAGTGGGGTATGGAATCAATATACTATTCGCATATCCGGCGAAGGGCGCAATGGTTCTAGCGCCAAATATCGAGATTGGGTGCGTAGTCAATTGCAAGAACAGGGCGTAAGTTCAATGATTTACTACCCCCATCCTTTACATTTGCAGCCAGTTTATCAAAATCTGGGCTATGAAATTGGGGACTTACCAATAGCAGAGCAAGCTTGCCATGAGGTTATATCCTTGCCCATGTTCCCAGAACTGACACAACAGCAGCAAGATCAGGTGATTTATGCGTTGAAGGATTGTTTGGGTTGA
- a CDS encoding DUF561 domain-containing protein — translation MTMHSTLKRAFTNRRVLKVISGLNNFDAASVAATVKAAELGGATFVDIAADPALVQLAKSLTNLPICVSAVEPDKFVQAVAAGADLIEIGNFDSFYAQGRRFEAVEVLALTKQTRALFPDITLSVTVPHILELDQQVQLAEELVKAGADIIQTEGGTSSNPVHPGTLGLIEKAAPTLAAAFEISRVVSVPVLCASGISNVTAPLAIAAGAAGVGVGSAINQLNSEIAMIAAVRGLVEALAAARVLSAEF, via the coding sequence ATGACGATGCATTCCACACTCAAACGTGCATTTACTAACCGCCGCGTTCTAAAAGTGATCAGCGGTTTGAATAATTTCGACGCTGCTAGCGTTGCTGCTACTGTCAAAGCTGCTGAATTAGGCGGTGCTACTTTCGTCGATATTGCCGCAGATCCAGCTTTAGTCCAGCTAGCTAAAAGTTTGACAAATTTACCTATTTGTGTGTCAGCAGTAGAGCCAGATAAATTTGTGCAAGCAGTGGCAGCTGGTGCTGATTTAATTGAAATCGGTAATTTCGATTCCTTCTATGCTCAAGGACGCCGCTTTGAGGCTGTGGAAGTGCTAGCGCTGACTAAGCAAACCCGCGCTCTTTTCCCAGACATCACCCTATCTGTCACCGTTCCCCACATCCTGGAACTAGATCAACAGGTACAGTTAGCAGAAGAATTGGTGAAAGCTGGAGCGGACATTATCCAAACCGAAGGCGGTACTAGCAGTAACCCAGTTCACCCTGGAACTCTAGGATTAATTGAAAAAGCTGCTCCCACCTTGGCAGCAGCTTTTGAGATTTCCCGTGTAGTGTCAGTGCCAGTATTGTGTGCTTCAGGCATTTCTAACGTTACTGCACCTTTAGCGATCGCAGCTGGTGCTGCGGGTGTTGGTGTTGGTTCCGCCATCAACCAACTCAATAGCGAAATCGCAATGATTGCCGCTGTGCGCGGCTTAGTAGAAGCCTTAGCGGCTGCAAGAGTTCTGAGTGCTGAGTTCTGA
- a CDS encoding fasciclin domain-containing protein, which translates to MADIVDIAVTAESFKTLVAAVQAAGLVETLKSPGPFTVFAPNDDAFAKLPAGTIQTLLQNIPQLTRILKYHVVPGKLLKADLAKIGTVNSVEGSPIKIDSSDGFEVKNATVLAADIEADNGVVHVIDTVILPG; encoded by the coding sequence ATGGCTGATATTGTTGATATTGCAGTTACGGCTGAGTCTTTTAAAACACTGGTGGCTGCTGTACAAGCTGCTGGTTTAGTAGAAACATTAAAAAGTCCTGGTCCGTTCACTGTCTTTGCACCAAATGACGATGCTTTTGCCAAGTTACCAGCGGGAACTATCCAAACTCTGTTACAGAATATTCCCCAGCTAACGCGGATTCTAAAGTATCATGTCGTTCCAGGAAAGCTGCTAAAGGCTGATTTGGCAAAGATCGGAACGGTTAATTCTGTGGAAGGTTCACCCATTAAAATTGATTCTTCCGATGGTTTTGAAGTTAAAAATGCCACAGTTTTAGCAGCAGATATCGAAGCTGATAACGGTGTAGTACACGTTATCGATACAGTAATTTTACCGGGTTAA
- a CDS encoding GNAT family N-acetyltransferase, with the protein MNLPLETQRLILRDFVESDWLAVHKYASDREVVRYLTFGPNSEEDTKNFLQREISLQGGEPRQHFALAVTLKAQKHLIGICRISVHDTDNKTGSIGYSFTKEFWGQGYATEAVKAVVSFGFQELDLHRIFATCHPENIASARVMQKIGMQQEGYLREHHWIKGKWRDSWLYAILEHEWKSVNQFGI; encoded by the coding sequence ATGAATCTACCATTAGAAACCCAACGTCTGATACTGCGAGACTTTGTAGAATCAGATTGGTTAGCGGTTCATAAATACGCTAGCGATCGCGAAGTTGTACGTTATTTAACCTTTGGCCCAAATAGTGAAGAAGATACCAAAAATTTTTTGCAAAGAGAGATCTCATTACAAGGGGGAGAACCCCGTCAGCATTTTGCCTTGGCAGTGACTTTGAAAGCCCAAAAGCACTTAATTGGCATCTGTCGCATATCCGTTCATGATACTGACAACAAAACAGGCTCTATTGGATACTCTTTCACTAAGGAATTTTGGGGACAAGGATATGCAACTGAAGCCGTAAAAGCAGTTGTATCATTTGGTTTTCAGGAGTTGGACTTACATCGCATATTTGCAACTTGTCACCCAGAAAACATTGCCTCAGCAAGAGTTATGCAAAAAATCGGAATGCAACAAGAAGGTTATTTGCGAGAACACCATTGGATTAAGGGAAAATGGCGAGACTCTTGGCTATATGCCATCCTTGAACATGAGTGGAAAAGTGTCAATCAATTTGGGATTTGA
- a CDS encoding SulP family inorganic anion transporter, whose product MSLTNTINFRNLQGDLFGGLTAAIVSLPLALAFGVASGAGPVAGLYGAVCVGFFAALFGGTPTLISEPTGPMTVVMTAIVGSMTAANPENGLAMAFTVVMLAGIFQIFFGIFKLGKYITLMPYSVISGFMSGIGVILIILQIAPFVGQPNPKGGVLGMVQNLPQLLTQINPAETALGLLTLAIIFFMPSKIKRFAPPQLVALIIGTIVSLTIFGGTDIRRIGEIPVGLPTLQMPAFTASQMTIMIVDGAMLGMLGCIDTLLTAVIADSLTRTEHKSDKELIGQGIGNLVSGLCGGLPGAGATMGTVVNIQTGARTAVSGLTRALILLVVVLWAARITQPIPMAVLAGIALKVGVDILDWSFLKRAHKVSLKGTIIMYGVLFLTVFVDLIVAVGVGVFIANILTIDRLSELQSQEVKTISDADDAIVLNDEEKKWLDLANGRVLLFYLSGPMIFGVSKAIAREHSAMADSDVLIMDLTDVPMLGVTASLAIENAIKDASEQGRHVLVVGATSKVKKRLDKFGISRFVPEHHMFVDRVDALKQAVALVNPHASSANTPGVSI is encoded by the coding sequence ATGTCATTGACTAATACGATCAATTTTAGAAACTTACAAGGCGATTTATTCGGTGGTCTAACTGCTGCGATCGTTTCGTTACCTCTAGCGCTGGCATTCGGTGTCGCCTCTGGTGCTGGGCCTGTAGCTGGTCTTTACGGTGCAGTTTGCGTCGGCTTTTTCGCAGCCTTATTTGGTGGGACACCAACCCTAATTTCTGAGCCAACCGGGCCAATGACCGTAGTCATGACTGCAATTGTCGGTTCCATGACCGCAGCTAACCCCGAAAACGGCTTGGCAATGGCATTTACCGTAGTCATGCTAGCGGGAATATTCCAAATCTTCTTTGGAATATTTAAGTTGGGTAAATACATTACCCTCATGCCTTACAGCGTCATTTCTGGCTTTATGTCTGGGATTGGCGTGATTCTGATTATTTTGCAGATTGCCCCTTTTGTCGGACAGCCAAATCCTAAAGGTGGCGTACTGGGGATGGTGCAAAATCTGCCTCAGTTATTAACTCAGATTAATCCTGCTGAAACAGCTTTGGGCTTGCTGACGCTGGCAATTATTTTCTTTATGCCATCCAAAATCAAGCGCTTTGCTCCTCCGCAGCTGGTGGCATTAATTATCGGAACTATAGTTTCTTTAACCATCTTCGGCGGTACGGATATCAGACGAATTGGGGAAATTCCTGTAGGATTGCCCACATTACAAATGCCTGCCTTCACTGCATCCCAAATGACAATCATGATTGTTGATGGGGCAATGTTGGGGATGTTGGGTTGTATTGATACTCTACTAACGGCAGTAATTGCAGACAGTTTGACTCGTACTGAACACAAATCTGACAAAGAATTGATTGGTCAAGGTATCGGTAATTTAGTATCTGGTTTGTGTGGTGGGCTACCTGGTGCTGGTGCCACGATGGGAACAGTAGTTAATATCCAAACTGGTGCTAGAACAGCTGTCTCTGGTTTAACTCGTGCATTAATTTTGTTAGTTGTAGTTTTGTGGGCTGCGCGTATCACTCAACCTATCCCAATGGCGGTATTGGCTGGTATTGCTCTCAAGGTGGGGGTTGACATTCTTGACTGGAGCTTCTTGAAACGCGCTCATAAGGTGTCGCTGAAAGGCACAATCATCATGTACGGTGTGTTATTTTTAACCGTATTTGTTGACTTGATTGTTGCCGTCGGCGTGGGAGTGTTCATTGCTAATATCTTAACTATCGATCGCCTCTCGGAATTACAATCTCAGGAAGTGAAGACAATTAGCGATGCCGATGATGCAATTGTCTTGAATGACGAAGAGAAAAAATGGCTTGATCTAGCTAATGGACGTGTTCTGCTATTTTACCTGAGCGGGCCGATGATTTTTGGAGTATCCAAAGCGATCGCTCGTGAACATTCAGCAATGGCAGACTCTGATGTGTTGATTATGGATTTGACAGATGTACCAATGTTGGGTGTGACTGCATCTTTGGCAATTGAAAACGCTATCAAAGATGCTAGTGAACAAGGTCGTCATGTGTTAGTTGTTGGTGCAACTAGCAAAGTCAAAAAGCGCTTAGACAAGTTTGGCATTTCGAGGTTTGTACCAGAGCATCACATGTTTGTAGATCGTGTAGATGCACTTAAACAAGCCGTTGCTTTAGTTAATCCTCATGCAAGTTCTGCTAATACTCCTGGGGTTAGCATCTAG
- a CDS encoding cation:proton antiporter, whose translation MILSEPIVNSFAWLNFFPAGLPSFLLATTNEAEYAPIVLTGVLLTLVVIYLASKIGGELFRMIDLPPVLGELVGGVLVGASALHLVVFPDSGTAGSDSIIMSILQFINNLSPDAVTSIFQSQSEVISVLAELGVIILLFEIGLESDLKELQKVGYQATIVACVGVAVPFAAGTAGLILLFHAPVIPAIFAGAALTATSIGITSKVLSEIGQLKSREGQIIVGAAVIDDILGIIVLAVVASLAKTGEVDIFNVIYLIVSATVFLIGSILLGKYFNQSFVALADKLQTRGNLIIPAFIFAFFMAFLGSAIHLEAILGAFAAGLVLDETDKRKELDEQVKPVADILVPVFFVTVGAKVDLGVLNPLVPGNREGLIIATFLIAIAIIGKVVTGWAVFGQPGINRLAVGVGMIPRGEVGLVFAAIGAASGTLDKPLQAAIVIMVILTTFLAPPLLRFAFKQSPEEKEALEKANLIG comes from the coding sequence ATGATTCTTTCAGAACCAATAGTTAATTCATTTGCCTGGTTGAATTTTTTTCCTGCGGGTTTACCATCCTTTTTATTAGCAACAACCAATGAGGCAGAATATGCTCCTATTGTCCTGACTGGAGTATTGCTAACTTTAGTAGTCATTTATCTGGCTAGTAAAATTGGTGGCGAATTATTTAGAATGATTGACTTGCCCCCTGTATTAGGAGAATTAGTTGGTGGGGTGCTTGTGGGTGCTTCTGCTCTCCATTTGGTAGTGTTTCCCGACAGTGGAACGGCTGGTAGCGACTCCATTATCATGTCTATCCTGCAATTCATTAATAACCTCAGTCCTGATGCAGTCACATCAATCTTTCAAAGCCAGAGTGAGGTTATTTCTGTGCTTGCCGAACTAGGTGTCATCATTCTGTTATTTGAAATTGGTCTAGAATCAGACTTAAAAGAATTACAGAAAGTTGGTTATCAAGCAACAATTGTTGCTTGTGTTGGGGTAGCTGTTCCTTTTGCGGCTGGCACGGCGGGGCTGATTTTATTGTTTCATGCGCCAGTAATTCCAGCGATTTTTGCAGGTGCAGCGCTGACAGCTACTAGTATTGGGATTACCTCAAAAGTTTTGTCAGAAATTGGGCAGTTAAAATCTCGTGAAGGTCAAATTATTGTCGGTGCTGCTGTCATTGATGACATTTTAGGTATCATCGTGTTGGCAGTAGTTGCGAGTCTTGCTAAAACTGGCGAAGTTGATATTTTCAACGTTATTTATCTAATTGTCAGCGCTACAGTTTTTCTCATCGGCTCGATTTTATTAGGGAAATATTTCAATCAGAGTTTTGTTGCGCTCGCTGATAAATTGCAAACGCGAGGCAACTTAATTATCCCAGCATTTATCTTTGCCTTCTTTATGGCTTTTTTGGGTAGTGCCATTCATTTAGAAGCTATCTTAGGCGCATTTGCGGCTGGCTTAGTTTTGGATGAAACTGATAAACGCAAAGAGCTAGATGAGCAGGTTAAACCGGTTGCTGATATCCTAGTACCAGTTTTCTTCGTTACCGTTGGCGCGAAAGTTGATTTAGGTGTTCTTAATCCTTTAGTTCCAGGAAATCGAGAAGGATTAATTATTGCTACCTTCTTAATTGCGATCGCAATTATCGGTAAAGTTGTCACAGGTTGGGCGGTTTTTGGTCAACCTGGAATTAATCGGTTAGCAGTTGGTGTGGGGATGATTCCCCGTGGCGAAGTTGGGTTAGTGTTTGCCGCCATTGGTGCAGCTAGTGGTACTCTTGATAAACCATTGCAAGCTGCGATCGTGATTATGGTGATTTTGACAACCTTCTTAGCACCACCTTTATTGCGGTTTGCATTTAAACAATCGCCAGAAGAAAAAGAAGCTTTAGAGAAAGCCAATTTAATAGGCTAG
- a CDS encoding cation:proton antiporter subunit C: protein MLEACIFATILCGFFGIILKKNLVMKIISMDVMSTGVIAYYVLIASRGGLFTPIISNVKNVRYADPVPQAVILTAIVIGFSIQALMLVGVMKLARDNPTLESNEIEKNNTP, encoded by the coding sequence GTGTTAGAAGCGTGCATATTCGCAACAATATTGTGCGGATTTTTCGGCATCATCCTCAAAAAGAACCTTGTGATGAAGATCATCTCTATGGATGTCATGAGTACGGGGGTTATTGCCTATTACGTACTGATTGCATCACGAGGTGGCTTGTTCACACCAATTATTTCCAACGTCAAAAATGTTAGATACGCCGATCCGGTTCCCCAGGCGGTGATATTGACGGCGATTGTGATCGGATTTTCGATTCAGGCGTTAATGCTGGTCGGTGTTATGAAGCTAGCACGGGATAATCCGACTTTAGAAAGTAACGAAATCGAGAAGAACAATACCCCATGA
- a CDS encoding cation:proton antiporter → MSTITIAWIALPFFVGFVIYLLPKLDRYLALCMAFASATYALQLFLERSPLTLKLLDNFGVILTVDQLSGYFILTNGLVTAAVILYCWHSDKTAFFYAQLIILHGSINAAFACADLISLYVALEVSGIAAFLLIAYPRTDRSIWVGLRYLFISNVAMLFYLVGAVLVYQADHSFSFAGLRVAPPEALALIFLGLLTKGGVFVSGLWLPLTHSESETPVSAMLSGVVVKAGVYPLVRCALMVEEVDPIVRIFGVGTALLGVFYAVFEKDTKRMLAFHTVSQLGFILAAPVVGGFYALTHGLVKSALFLIAGALPSRNFKELQHQAIATPIWIALVIASFSISGFPLLSGFGAKVLTTKNLLPWQAIAMNVAALGTAISFAKFIFLPRGGQADVKPGFWAAVILLIGGLVLANIVYYEVYTFANIIKPLATIGVGWLVYLLIFKHSILKLPRVLEEFDHLIGVMSLILILLFWKGFAWLGI, encoded by the coding sequence ATGAGTACCATTACAATCGCATGGATTGCACTACCATTTTTTGTGGGGTTCGTCATTTATCTACTCCCCAAGCTTGATAGATACCTTGCCCTGTGCATGGCGTTTGCTTCGGCAACTTATGCGTTGCAGCTATTTCTTGAACGTTCTCCACTGACACTAAAGTTACTGGATAATTTTGGCGTTATCTTAACAGTCGATCAATTAAGCGGCTATTTTATCTTAACCAATGGGCTGGTGACGGCAGCAGTCATCCTCTACTGTTGGCACAGCGATAAGACAGCTTTTTTTTACGCACAACTGATCATTTTGCATGGCAGCATCAATGCCGCGTTTGCCTGTGCGGATTTGATCAGTTTATACGTGGCGTTAGAGGTAAGCGGTATTGCTGCGTTTCTCTTGATTGCCTATCCTCGAACTGACCGATCGATTTGGGTTGGTCTACGCTATCTGTTCATCAGCAACGTAGCAATGCTGTTTTATCTGGTTGGTGCGGTGCTGGTTTATCAGGCGGATCATTCCTTTAGTTTTGCAGGTTTGCGCGTAGCACCTCCAGAAGCGCTTGCCCTCATTTTTCTGGGACTCTTGACAAAAGGAGGAGTTTTTGTATCAGGATTATGGTTGCCGTTGACTCACTCGGAATCGGAAACGCCAGTGTCGGCGATGCTGTCGGGAGTTGTGGTAAAAGCTGGTGTCTATCCATTAGTGCGGTGTGCGCTGATGGTGGAAGAGGTTGACCCAATAGTGAGAATCTTTGGAGTTGGCACGGCGCTTCTAGGAGTCTTTTATGCAGTCTTTGAAAAGGATACCAAGCGGATGCTGGCGTTTCATACAGTTTCGCAGTTAGGTTTTATTCTCGCCGCCCCGGTTGTGGGTGGTTTTTATGCTCTGACGCACGGACTGGTTAAATCGGCGCTCTTTTTAATCGCCGGGGCTTTACCGAGTCGAAACTTTAAGGAACTACAACATCAAGCGATCGCTACCCCAATTTGGATTGCCTTGGTGATAGCCAGCTTTTCGATCTCTGGGTTCCCCTTGTTGTCCGGCTTTGGGGCGAAGGTGTTGACGACAAAGAATTTGCTGCCTTGGCAAGCGATCGCTATGAATGTTGCAGCCCTCGGAACGGCAATATCTTTCGCCAAATTCATATTTCTGCCGCGTGGGGGACAAGCGGATGTAAAACCTGGTTTTTGGGCAGCCGTGATCCTGTTAATCGGTGGGCTGGTTCTGGCCAATATTGTGTATTACGAGGTGTATACCTTTGCGAATATTATCAAACCCCTCGCAACCATCGGCGTTGGATGGTTGGTGTACTTACTAATTTTCAAACACTCAATACTCAAGCTACCGCGTGTCCTTGAAGAATTTGATCATCTGATCGGTGTAATGAGTCTAATTTTAATCCTGCTTTTCTGGAAGGGATTTGCATGGTTGGGCATCTAA
- a CDS encoding Na+/H+ antiporter subunit E, with amino-acid sequence MVGHLNFILRLTIWFLLTADFSVANIIIGVSIALLLPGGKTARESLKDWLRVLGEIIVAIPQAYIEAFEIILRPHNHEDITMEQVKPRRTPGLIFLDIFLITFTPKTIVLKYHEAGWYEVHRVRRRRKV; translated from the coding sequence ATGGTTGGGCATCTAAATTTTATATTGCGACTGACTATCTGGTTTTTGCTCACTGCCGATTTTAGTGTGGCAAATATCATCATTGGCGTAAGCATCGCACTTCTATTACCTGGTGGTAAAACAGCTAGAGAATCATTAAAAGATTGGCTGCGTGTGCTAGGTGAGATCATTGTGGCAATTCCGCAGGCGTATATTGAGGCATTTGAAATCATCCTCCGCCCGCATAATCACGAAGATATCACGATGGAACAAGTCAAACCACGACGGACACCAGGGCTGATATTCCTGGATATATTCTTGATCACCTTTACACCCAAGACCATTGTTTTGAAATATCACGAAGCAGGGTGGTATGAAGTCCACCGAGTGCGACGGAGGAGAAAAGTATGA
- a CDS encoding monovalent cation/H(+) antiporter subunit G, which yields MINLLSYTCIVLGIFFWFWGTLPLLGDRSVLFKLHSLSVADTLGSMSIIIGLLLKIPSEWPLLILAIISLAIWNTVLGYVLAYCSSSEGSHE from the coding sequence ATGATTAACCTGCTTAGTTATACTTGCATAGTTTTAGGAATCTTCTTCTGGTTTTGGGGAACCTTACCCTTGCTTGGCGATCGCTCGGTGTTATTCAAACTGCATAGTCTTTCGGTTGCAGATACCCTCGGATCAATGAGTATCATCATCGGGCTACTCTTGAAAATACCCAGTGAATGGCCGTTACTCATCCTCGCCATCATCTCTTTAGCGATTTGGAATACAGTGCTGGGGTATGTGTTGGCTTACTGTTCTAGTAGCGAGGGTAGCCATGAATGA
- a CDS encoding DUF4040 domain-containing protein, with protein MNDSYIYVILALLPLAACMLVFQVNPYHALVIRGILGAIAALVYTVLGAPDVALTEALVGTMLAITLYAVAVRSSLVMRLGVLKDEEDDNQHFAKLMDEFRTIFGKRYMRLELVTYTNTQSLHRALMEKEVHTICVRPKQSDQNGAAYGDEKQPYHTKTRIQRIYDIMQTELSSPGTILAYVNTLHSGEEHT; from the coding sequence ATGAATGATAGCTATATCTATGTGATCCTTGCCCTGCTGCCATTGGCTGCTTGTATGTTGGTATTTCAAGTCAATCCATACCATGCGCTGGTAATTCGCGGCATATTGGGAGCGATCGCAGCATTGGTATATACGGTTTTGGGAGCGCCTGATGTGGCTTTGACCGAAGCCTTGGTGGGTACTATGCTGGCAATTACGCTCTATGCGGTAGCAGTGCGTTCATCCTTGGTCATGCGTCTTGGCGTACTCAAAGATGAGGAAGATGACAATCAGCATTTTGCGAAACTGATGGATGAGTTCCGCACAATTTTTGGCAAGCGCTATATGCGTCTTGAACTTGTTACCTACACTAATACACAGTCATTGCACCGGGCACTGATGGAAAAAGAAGTCCATACAATCTGTGTCCGACCGAAACAAAGTGATCAAAACGGCGCAGCGTATGGGGACGAAAAGCAACCCTATCACACCAAAACCAGAATCCAACGCATCTATGACATCATGCAAACCGAACTTTCGTCACCAGGAACAATCCTAGCCTATGTAAATACACTACATTCAGGGGAGGAGCATACATGA
- a CDS encoding Na(+)/H(+) antiporter subunit B, protein MKWIYIAAGIALYFKMLIMPNPAADLPDFSIVESIVKDGGVPNAVTVIILRNRLYDTIFEVVVFTIAIMGASFLLANERPSCTIYRFTDQPSIVLARLGATIAALVSIELAIRGHLSPGGGFAAGVAGGTAIGLVAITSSAEWMQGIYQRWHAATWEKVSVLVFILLAVITLAGIELPHGEMGALLSGGIVPLLNILVAVKVALGSWAVILIFIRYRGLL, encoded by the coding sequence ATGAAATGGATCTACATTGCGGCGGGCATAGCACTGTACTTCAAAATGCTCATCATGCCCAATCCAGCAGCAGATTTACCCGATTTCTCTATCGTTGAATCGATTGTCAAAGATGGTGGCGTACCCAATGCGGTTACAGTGATCATTCTCAGAAATCGGCTGTATGACACTATCTTCGAGGTGGTGGTATTTACGATCGCAATCATGGGAGCTAGTTTTCTGCTGGCAAATGAAAGACCATCTTGCACAATCTATCGTTTCACCGATCAACCATCTATTGTTCTAGCACGGCTAGGAGCGACTATTGCCGCGTTGGTAAGTATCGAACTCGCGATTCGGGGGCATCTCAGCCCCGGTGGTGGTTTTGCCGCCGGGGTAGCGGGTGGAACAGCGATCGGACTGGTTGCAATTACCTCATCGGCGGAGTGGATGCAAGGCATTTACCAGCGATGGCACGCCGCTACATGGGAGAAAGTTTCGGTTCTGGTTTTCATTTTACTGGCGGTTATAACTCTAGCTGGAATTGAGTTACCGCACGGAGAAATGGGCGCACTTTTGAGTGGGGGGATTGTCCCCTTGCTCAATATTCTAGTTGCAGTCAAGGTCGCGTTGGGATCGTGGGCGGTGATTTTGATTTTTATTCGTTATCGAGGATTGTTGTGA